From the Verrucomicrobiota bacterium genome, one window contains:
- a CDS encoding bifunctional (p)ppGpp synthetase/guanosine-3',5'-bis(diphosphate) 3'-pyrophosphohydrolase — protein sequence MAGELDSDFHKTWRALSFAARVHRHQTLADGVTPYHAHVIGVTWVVRHLFNLQDPLTLTAAALHDVLEDTPVTKEELAADFGEEAAAWVANLTKAQDLPEEEREADYVARLASAPEPVCLVKLADIYDNVSHRRGTSKMPKTLRNAHRYLDAVSARITSETGTRALEHVRRLLAEVESHGATA from the coding sequence ATGGCGGGGGAATTGGATTCCGATTTTCATAAGACCTGGCGGGCCCTCTCTTTCGCGGCCCGCGTGCACCGGCATCAAACCCTGGCAGATGGGGTGACGCCCTACCACGCGCACGTCATTGGTGTGACCTGGGTCGTGCGGCACCTGTTCAACCTTCAGGACCCGCTCACCCTTACCGCGGCCGCCCTTCACGACGTGCTCGAAGACACCCCCGTCACAAAAGAAGAACTCGCGGCGGACTTCGGTGAAGAAGCCGCAGCCTGGGTCGCCAATCTGACCAAAGCGCAGGACCTGCCCGAAGAGGAACGGGAAGCCGATTACGTTGCCAGGCTGGCGTCCGCACCCGAACCGGTCTGCCTCGTCAAGCTGGCCGACATTTACGATAACGTGTCCCACCGGCGCGGAACTTCCAAAATGCCGAAGACGTTGCGTAACGCCCACCGTTACCTGGACGCCGTCTCCGCGCGAATCACCTCCGAAACCGGTACGCGCGCCCTGGAACACGTCCGCCGTTTACTGGCGGAAGTGGAATCACACGGCGCCACGGCGTAA